In Juglans microcarpa x Juglans regia isolate MS1-56 chromosome 4S, Jm3101_v1.0, whole genome shotgun sequence, a single window of DNA contains:
- the LOC121262121 gene encoding protein FAR1-RELATED SEQUENCE 5-like, with amino-acid sequence MPFAPFVGVNHHGQSILLGAGLISSEDTKTFVWLFQTWLKCMDGIVPRAIITDQDRAMKNVIAIVFPQSRHRFCLWHILNKVPEKLGSHSLYKSGIKTALMKYVYDTQSVEEFENCWEQLITTYNLHKNAWLKSLYDELEHWVPAFLRDIFWTGMSTTQRSESMNAFFDGYVHAKTNLKEFVDQFDNALKKKIENETTADFHSFSVSISYISRSPIEKRFQDLYMNAKFREIQQQITDIIDMDPKLFKHDEKIKTYHVEDEVRVEEFTKSVTHYVDFSEEDTTAKCSCELFQMRGYCVGTF; translated from the coding sequence ATGCCCTTcgcaccatttgttggtgtaaatcaCCACGGCCAGTCAATTTTGCTGGGAGCAGGATTGATATCCAGTGAGGATACGAAGACATTTGTGTGGTTATTCCAAACATGGTTGAAATGTATGGACGGTATAGTTCCGAGAGCCATAATCACAGATCAGGACAGAGCGATGAAAAATGTGATTGCCATTGTATTTCCACAAAGCCGACATCGATTTTGTTTGTGGCATATACTGAATAAAGTCCCTGAAAAGCTTGGCTCCCATAGTTTGTACAAAAGTGGTATAAAAACtgctttgatgaaatatgtgtATGACACCCAATCTGTTGAGGAGTTTGAAAATTGTTGGGAGCAGCTAATCACCACATACAACTTGCATAAAAATGCCTGGTTAAAAAGTTTATATGATGAGCTTGAGCATTGGGTACCAGCATTCTTGAGGGACATATTTTGGACTGGAATGAGTACTACGCAGCGgagcgagagcatgaatgcattttttgacgGTTATGTTCATGCCAAgacaaatttgaaagaatttgtCGACCAGTTTGACAACgctctgaaaaagaaaattgagaatgaaactACCGCGGACTTCCACTCATTTAGTGTCTCAATTTCCTATATATCTCGATCCCCAATTGAGAAGAGGTTTCAAGATCTGTACATGAATGCTAAATTCAGGGAAATTCAACAACAAATTACCGATATTATTGATATGGATCCAAAGTTATTTAAgcatgatgaaaaaataaagacataTCATGTAGAGGATGAAGTTCGTGTGGAAGAGTTCACAAAATCGGTTACTCACTATGTGGACTTTAGTGAGGAAGATACAACTGCAAAGTGTTCATGTGAGTTATTTCAGATGAGGGGATATTGTGTAGGCACATTTTGA
- the LOC121262120 gene encoding protein FAR-RED IMPAIRED RESPONSE 1-like yields MVASLVRITTSGYWPRPWLPGNMNLNWASTAWDILTTTQNLSNYMHVWHGPVPAWSLTFMPYSDGNQYTINIQNTGYKFQYGMRPFIPLITTSSATSSRVCTEDPPNCKETESPYTSSRLDEESIEDTPESRDTDDGSAGTPECVQMDGGDKIEEPKSGMEFNSFEELLSYYKQYGKKCGFEVMTKRSEKAEDGSIRYVTLACARGGKARNRTLNVAKPRSTGKTECKAKINALKVERKVRLTTCHNIYNHGFSSQKSRFFRCNREVSEIVKRVIDTNDLAGIKMNKSFGSLVVGVGGFENLPFLEKDCRNYIDNARHLRFGKGGAGALREYFLKMQYKNLEFFVLMDLDDEGRLKNIFWANPRSRQHINISVMWTHSTPRI; encoded by the exons GACATCCTAACAACGACTCAAAACCTTTCAAATTACATGCACGTTTGGCATGGACCAGTGCCTGCGTGGTCACTGACCTTTATGCCATATTCAGATGGCAATCAATATACAATCAACATTCAG AATACTGGTTACAAATTTCAGTATGGGATGAGACCTTTCATTCCTCTCATCACTACAAGCTCTGCAACGAGCTCAAGAGTTTGTACAGAGGATCCACCCAATTGTAAGGAAACTGAATCACCATATACATCCTCTAGACTTGATGAGGAGAGTATAGAGGATACACCAGAATCACGGGATACGGATGATGGTAGTGCTGGGACACCTGAGTGTGTCCAAATGGATGGTGGTGATAAAATTGAAGAGCCAAAATCGGGGATggaatttaattcttttgaagagTTATTGAGCTATTATAAGCAATATGGTAAGAAATGCGGGTTTGAGGTGATGACCAAAAGGAGTGAAAAGGCCGAGGATGGGTCTATTAGATATGTCACCCTTGCTTGTGCCCGCGGTGGGAAGGCCCGGAATAGAACGTTGAATGTCGCTAAACCACGTTCGACAGGAAAGACAGAATGTAAGGCAAaaattaatgccttaaaagttgAGAGAAAGGTGCGGTTGACAACATGTCATAATATCTATAATCATGGCTTCAGTTCACAGAAATCTCGCTTCTTTCGTTGCAATAGAGAAGTTAGCGAGATAGTAAAAAGAGTTATAGATACAAATGACTTGGCTGGTATTAAAATGAATAAGAGCTTTGGCAGTCTTGTTGTTGGTGTAGGCGGATTCGAGAACCTCCCGTTTCTCGAAAAAGATTGTCGTAATTATATAGACAATGCAAGACATTTGCGATTTGGAAAAGGTGGTGCTGGAGCGCTTCGAGAGTACTTTTTAAAGATGCAATACAAAAATCTCGAGTTCTTTGTACTGATGGACTTAGATGATGAAGGGAGGTTGAAAAATATCTTCTGGGCAAACCCTCGTAGTAGGCAGCATATCAATATTTCGGTGATGTGGACACATTCGACACCACGTATTTGA